From Oenococcus sicerae, the proteins below share one genomic window:
- the alr gene encoding alanine racemase — protein sequence MVTAIHRPTWMSVNLDAATHNLQEIKKWTKADKVYAVLKADGYGLGAVQLAKAFQETAAADAFVVSNLDEALELRRAGLILPIWVLGAWDYSDLTLFVQNNIVITVPSLDWLMHLPALAGTLKISLAIDTGMTRIGFDDADQIAQAKKIIETNPRLELFSVYTHFATSDDASAHSKKYFDQQAVRWQQLVVNQGFDPKLFSMANSATSIWHNTDPRISFAAIRPGQLISGVNVSNGDLPMPQKLFLERVFAVYSQLADVRFVKKGQALSYGATETMPEDGYVATMPFGYNDGWLRRMQGSSVIIEGKRMPILGRITMDQTMVKLDKKYPIGTRATLIGKDGKEQITAEEVAHYSHTIVDEIQTTLAPRIKRIYTGDLAEIIGANNG from the coding sequence ATGGTAACAGCAATTCATAGACCAACTTGGATGAGCGTCAATTTGGACGCCGCCACACATAATTTACAAGAGATCAAAAAGTGGACCAAAGCTGATAAAGTTTATGCCGTTTTGAAAGCGGACGGATATGGTTTAGGCGCTGTTCAATTAGCAAAAGCTTTTCAAGAAACGGCTGCGGCTGATGCTTTTGTGGTTTCGAATTTAGATGAAGCGTTGGAACTTCGACGGGCTGGTTTAATTTTGCCAATTTGGGTTTTGGGCGCTTGGGACTATTCAGATTTAACTTTGTTTGTCCAAAATAATATTGTTATTACTGTTCCTAGCCTTGATTGGCTAATGCATTTACCTGCTTTGGCTGGTACTTTAAAAATAAGTCTGGCAATTGATACAGGAATGACCAGAATTGGTTTTGATGATGCCGATCAGATCGCACAAGCGAAGAAAATAATTGAGACTAATCCACGATTGGAACTATTTTCTGTTTATACGCATTTTGCGACCTCGGATGATGCTAGCGCACACAGCAAAAAATATTTTGATCAGCAGGCTGTACGCTGGCAGCAATTGGTTGTTAATCAGGGATTTGATCCAAAATTGTTTAGCATGGCTAATTCGGCCACCAGTATTTGGCACAATACAGATCCAAGGATTTCTTTTGCAGCCATTCGCCCAGGGCAGCTGATCTCTGGTGTTAATGTCAGTAATGGTGATTTGCCGATGCCTCAGAAACTATTTTTGGAACGCGTTTTTGCTGTTTATTCCCAGTTGGCAGATGTTCGTTTCGTTAAAAAGGGTCAGGCACTCAGTTATGGCGCCACAGAGACCATGCCTGAAGATGGTTATGTGGCCACCATGCCCTTTGGTTACAATGACGGCTGGTTGCGGCGGATGCAGGGCAGCTCTGTGATTATTGAAGGCAAGCGGATGCCGATTTTGGGTCGAATCACAATGGATCAGACCATGGTTAAGCTGGATAAAAAATATCCAATTGGCACACGCGCAACCTTGATCGGTAAGGATGGCAAGGAACAAATTACAGCCGAAGAAGTTGCTCATTATTCGCATACGATCGTTGATGAGATTCAAACCACTTTGGCGCCGCGTATTAAAAGAATTTATACCGGTGACTTGGCCGAGATTATAGGTGCCAACAATGGTTAG
- the acpS gene encoding holo-ACP synthase codes for MSYKIGIDIESISDVKAAAEKHKQFLEKVLTPSEQKQLAGRKGNEYYAYLASRFSAKESYAKATGFGIGEHVNFTDIEILDDKNGAPSMKVFRQSRFAGAKNYQISISHKIKLDIVATEVLIEVEDGNSNS; via the coding sequence ATGAGTTATAAGATCGGAATCGATATTGAATCTATCAGCGACGTGAAAGCGGCCGCTGAAAAACATAAACAGTTTTTGGAAAAGGTTTTGACTCCGTCCGAACAAAAACAATTGGCTGGTCGTAAGGGCAATGAGTATTATGCCTATCTGGCCAGCCGTTTTTCGGCTAAAGAGTCCTATGCAAAAGCAACGGGTTTTGGTATTGGCGAACATGTTAATTTTACGGATATTGAAATTCTAGATGATAAAAACGGGGCGCCATCGATGAAAGTCTTCCGCCAATCCCGTTTTGCAGGTGCTAAAAATTATCAGATTTCCATCTCGCATAAGATAAAATTAGACATAGTAGCTACTGAAGTACTGATCGAGGTTGAAGATGGTAACAGCAATTCATAG
- a CDS encoding UDP-N-acetylmuramoyl-tripeptide--D-alanyl-D-alanine ligase produces the protein MNYSIAEVNNIVQGKLLNITDAQAARLFVSGIDFDSRQIQAGDLFLPIADHDNVSVHNLFADYTIAEKDGHNFIQAAMQKGAVASLADHEIATELPLILVSDTQLALWRLAQDYLQGINPKTIAVTGSNGKTTTKDLIASLLSMKFQVHKTHASYNNEIGVPMTILKMPAATQVLVIEMGMDRPGQLTALSKLVNEDIAVITMIGEAHIAFFKTRAKIADAKMEITAGLKENGVFIYNGDEPLLRERSHAINSRKLTFGEQEGNSFQVTDIQEDARLIFKVNQRRHAVQLLGKFNADNCAAAIAVAKEFSFSDELIQKGFDHLELTADRLQQLVGSKGETIISDVYNSNPTAALKALDILKDFPANGKKILVLGDMLELGKREVDLHLLLKDPLEHDAFDRVYLVGTVMKHLADQIEAQWYPSDSLNELIIDLQSYLSENDVVLLKASHGIHLEKVERALI, from the coding sequence ATGAATTATTCAATCGCGGAAGTTAATAATATTGTCCAAGGAAAACTGTTGAACATTACTGATGCTCAGGCTGCCCGCCTATTCGTAAGCGGCATCGATTTCGATAGTCGTCAGATTCAGGCCGGCGATCTTTTTTTACCGATCGCTGATCACGATAACGTTTCGGTTCACAATTTATTTGCCGATTACACAATTGCTGAAAAAGACGGTCACAATTTCATTCAGGCTGCCATGCAAAAGGGCGCAGTTGCCAGTTTAGCCGATCATGAGATAGCAACTGAACTGCCCTTGATTCTCGTAAGTGATACACAATTGGCCTTGTGGCGGTTAGCTCAAGATTATTTACAAGGAATTAATCCAAAAACGATCGCAGTGACCGGCAGTAATGGTAAAACGACTACAAAAGATCTAATTGCTTCGTTGCTATCGATGAAATTTCAAGTACATAAAACACATGCCAGCTACAATAATGAAATTGGCGTACCGATGACTATCCTGAAGATGCCTGCTGCTACGCAGGTACTCGTTATCGAAATGGGTATGGACCGGCCTGGGCAGCTGACAGCTTTGTCAAAATTGGTAAATGAAGATATTGCGGTCATTACAATGATTGGCGAGGCACACATTGCCTTTTTTAAGACACGTGCCAAAATTGCCGATGCCAAAATGGAAATTACCGCTGGCCTGAAAGAAAATGGTGTTTTTATTTATAACGGAGACGAACCCTTACTAAGAGAGCGCTCCCACGCTATTAATAGTAGGAAACTAACTTTTGGCGAACAGGAAGGCAACTCTTTTCAAGTGACTGATATCCAAGAAGATGCGCGACTTATTTTTAAAGTTAATCAGCGGCGGCATGCCGTACAGCTTCTTGGCAAGTTCAATGCAGATAATTGTGCAGCCGCCATCGCTGTTGCTAAAGAATTTTCTTTTAGCGATGAGCTGATTCAAAAAGGCTTTGATCACTTGGAACTGACAGCAGATCGTTTGCAGCAGCTTGTTGGTTCAAAAGGCGAAACAATTATCTCAGATGTTTACAATTCGAATCCAACGGCTGCACTAAAAGCACTCGATATTTTAAAAGATTTTCCTGCGAATGGGAAAAAGATACTCGTACTGGGCGATATGCTGGAATTAGGCAAAAGAGAAGTGGATCTGCATTTATTATTAAAGGATCCGCTGGAACATGATGCTTTTGATCGTGTCTATCTAGTGGGCACTGTTATGAAACATCTCGCTGATCAGATTGAAGCACAATGGTATCCTTCAGATTCTCTAAATGAATTGATTATCGATTTGCAAAGCTATTTAAGTGAAAATGATGTAGTATTATTAAAAGCCAGTCATGGGATTCATTTAGAAAAAGTAGAACGAGCGTTGATTTAA
- a CDS encoding MFS transporter gives MLNKFYRLPKWRKNIYILWFGTFMIGMGSGEVLPFLSLFTESLGNFTKAQVNLYSGIAFSATFLMTAIVSPIWGRLADRIGRKPMLLRAALGMSIVYTLTGFSSNVWQLIGLRFLMGFFNGYVSNANALVAKDTPKVFSGQALGIVVTGYTSGALVGPLLGGFLADLFGYRMPFFITGAIFFLLTFLTAIGVHEDKSTLVTEKPKGKQPSVLKSVKFPVMIVGLFVTSMVVNLVTNSINPILSQFVRQLMSPHLGQLSMMAGLVAAAPGITAIIFAPKFGRLGDRIGSEKLVIGGFIVGVLSMIPMAFVTNVWLLVVLRLFVGLTTAAMNPAIQAILAHETPQEFTSRIFSYNQSFLAMGNVFGPLLGSFVANLVGYRGVFIVSGGLVLLNLVSFFTISKPLRLKHAA, from the coding sequence ATGCTGAATAAATTTTATCGTTTACCAAAATGGCGGAAAAATATTTATATCCTGTGGTTCGGAACTTTTATGATCGGCATGGGTTCTGGTGAAGTACTGCCTTTTTTAAGTCTTTTCACTGAATCATTGGGAAATTTCACAAAAGCACAGGTTAATTTATATTCCGGTATCGCTTTTTCGGCGACCTTTTTGATGACTGCGATCGTTTCGCCCATTTGGGGACGATTAGCTGATCGTATCGGTCGCAAGCCTATGCTTTTAAGAGCCGCTTTGGGCATGTCGATCGTTTATACTTTGACAGGATTTTCATCAAATGTTTGGCAATTGATCGGTCTCAGATTTTTAATGGGCTTTTTTAATGGCTATGTTTCTAACGCAAATGCGTTAGTGGCTAAAGACACGCCAAAAGTGTTTTCCGGACAAGCTTTGGGAATTGTTGTCACCGGCTATACTTCCGGTGCTTTGGTTGGTCCGCTGCTGGGTGGTTTTTTAGCCGATCTTTTTGGCTATCGCATGCCCTTTTTTATTACTGGCGCCATTTTCTTCCTACTGACTTTTTTGACAGCTATCGGCGTTCATGAAGACAAATCAACCTTAGTCACAGAAAAACCAAAGGGCAAGCAGCCATCAGTTTTGAAGTCTGTTAAATTCCCTGTCATGATCGTAGGTCTCTTTGTGACTTCCATGGTTGTCAACTTGGTCACCAATTCTATCAATCCGATCCTGTCACAATTCGTTCGACAATTAATGTCACCTCATTTAGGTCAACTATCCATGATGGCCGGATTGGTAGCAGCCGCTCCAGGGATCACCGCAATCATCTTTGCGCCCAAATTCGGCCGTTTAGGTGATCGGATCGGATCGGAAAAACTTGTCATTGGGGGATTTATTGTCGGTGTTTTATCAATGATTCCGATGGCTTTTGTCACAAACGTTTGGCTGCTGGTGGTGTTGCGCCTTTTCGTTGGATTAACGACTGCAGCGATGAACCCAGCTATTCAGGCTATTCTAGCTCATGAGACACCACAGGAATTTACAAGCCGAATTTTTTCTTATAATCAAAGCTTTTTAGCAATGGGAAACGTTTTTGGTCCGCTGCTTGGTTCTTTTGTGGCAAACCTTGTCGGTTATCGCGGTGTCTTCATTGTCAGCGGCGGCTTAGTCTTGCTGAATTTAGTCAGCTTTTTTACTATTTCTAAGCCTCTGCGTCTGAAACATGCTGCTTGA
- a CDS encoding NAD(P)-dependent oxidoreductase, with the protein MAFKIAAYGVRENEIESFHDLNKYSYDLKLIPENLTHENVQTAQGCDAVLLRGNNVGDQQNLDQLKEYGIKYVFTRTVGFNHIDLKAAQNNQQLVAYVPGYSPLSVSELAFTLGLTLQRHIALATSRTARGDFKVHTDEFATEIHDLTIGIIGTGRIGREEAALWKGVNATVVGFDRYPSDANQDLLTYVDEDELLSRSDIVSLHVPYFPDSNHHYFNQSYIDKMKNGAILVNTARAEITDVSAILDAVETGKLTGFATDVVENEGHIFGHDFAGQPTEDDLADRALRLYPKVIMTPHIGSYTREALHDMIAISYENFNDVLTTGSSKNLLAAK; encoded by the coding sequence ATGGCATTTAAAATTGCTGCATACGGTGTTCGCGAAAACGAAATTGAAAGTTTTCACGATTTAAATAAATACAGTTACGATTTAAAACTCATTCCAGAGAATCTGACTCATGAAAATGTTCAAACGGCACAGGGCTGCGACGCTGTCTTATTGCGTGGCAATAACGTTGGTGACCAACAAAATCTTGATCAGCTTAAAGAATATGGCATCAAGTATGTTTTCACGCGGACGGTTGGTTTTAATCATATTGATTTGAAAGCAGCTCAAAATAATCAGCAGCTTGTCGCTTATGTCCCGGGTTATTCGCCGCTTTCGGTTTCTGAATTAGCTTTTACACTTGGCTTGACTTTGCAACGCCATATTGCTTTAGCCACTTCGAGGACTGCACGGGGTGACTTTAAAGTCCACACCGACGAGTTTGCAACGGAAATTCATGATCTAACTATTGGCATCATTGGCACTGGACGTATCGGACGAGAAGAGGCAGCTCTTTGGAAAGGCGTGAATGCAACTGTTGTTGGTTTTGATCGTTATCCATCGGATGCCAACCAAGACCTTTTGACTTATGTTGACGAGGATGAACTTCTTTCAAGATCTGATATCGTTTCACTGCATGTTCCTTATTTTCCGGATTCAAACCATCATTATTTTAATCAATCTTATATCGATAAAATGAAGAACGGTGCAATTTTAGTGAATACTGCGCGGGCGGAAATCACGGATGTTTCAGCTATTTTGGATGCTGTTGAAACGGGCAAATTAACTGGTTTTGCGACTGATGTTGTCGAAAATGAGGGCCATATTTTTGGCCATGATTTTGCCGGCCAGCCAACCGAAGATGATTTAGCTGATCGAGCTTTGCGGCTTTATCCAAAAGTAATCATGACACCCCATATTGGCTCTTATACGCGAGAAGCCTTACACGATATGATCGCGATATCGTATGAGAATTTCAATGATGTATTGACGACTGGCAGCAGTAAAAATCTTTTAGCGGCTAAATAA
- a CDS encoding TMEM175 family protein produces the protein MNKARIEAFTDAILAILVTIMVLEFHVPKTADWQSLVKENGVYFIAYVIAFADVSVSWYNHHYLLALAERINKAVYWSNMLWMFTLSLIPFAVAFISEHPANSTPAIFYLAVNIAWALSYLNLSQQIARANNSDIAKKIQLMPIYSYLHSSWLAVYPLAFVILFFWPPIVIVMGAIEIIIAAFKSNNPEIDFK, from the coding sequence ATGAATAAAGCAAGAATCGAGGCCTTTACAGATGCCATTTTGGCTATTTTAGTCACGATCATGGTCTTAGAATTTCATGTTCCCAAGACTGCCGATTGGCAAAGTCTCGTCAAAGAAAACGGTGTCTATTTTATTGCTTATGTGATCGCTTTCGCTGATGTCAGCGTTTCTTGGTACAATCACCATTATTTGCTTGCTTTGGCTGAGCGCATCAACAAAGCCGTTTACTGGTCCAATATGTTATGGATGTTCACCTTGTCGCTCATCCCCTTTGCTGTTGCTTTTATCAGCGAACATCCCGCTAACAGCACACCAGCTATCTTTTATTTAGCCGTTAATATAGCTTGGGCCTTAAGTTATCTCAATCTATCCCAGCAAATCGCAAGGGCCAATAATTCAGACATAGCTAAAAAAATACAGCTAATGCCTATTTACAGTTACCTGCATTCTTCATGGTTAGCCGTCTATCCACTTGCTTTTGTCATTTTATTTTTTTGGCCGCCAATCGTCATTGTGATGGGTGCCATCGAAATTATCATTGCTGCCTTTAAATCAAACAATCCAGAAATTGATTTCAAATAA
- a CDS encoding type II toxin-antitoxin system PemK/MazF family toxin has translation MVRKKIPERGDVYYADLSPVIGSEQGGIRPVLILQNDTGNLNSPTVIIAAMTSKLTKTKLPTHVWLPASATKLKKPSIIMLEQIRTIDKRRLHDFVDTLEEKNLKDVARALKISLNID, from the coding sequence ATGGTTAGAAAAAAAATTCCAGAACGTGGTGATGTTTATTATGCAGATTTGTCCCCAGTGATTGGATCGGAACAAGGTGGGATTCGACCAGTCTTGATTTTACAGAATGATACTGGCAATCTCAATTCACCAACTGTTATTATTGCAGCTATGACTTCCAAACTAACCAAAACGAAGCTGCCGACCCACGTTTGGCTACCTGCCAGTGCGACGAAACTTAAAAAGCCGTCGATCATTATGCTTGAGCAGATCAGAACGATCGACAAACGTCGTCTGCATGATTTTGTTGATACGTTAGAGGAAAAAAATTTAAAAGACGTTGCTAGAGCGCTGAAAATCAGTCTGAATATTGACTGA
- a CDS encoding DEAD/DEAH box helicase translates to MKFEEFGLSPELLSTVKKHGYDEATPIQEKTIPLILQGVDVIGQAQTGTGKTAAFGLPILEEVDPKDPKIQALIISPTRELAMQTEEELSKLGSDKHVKTQVVFGGYDIRRQIQALKQHPQVLVGTPGRLIDHLNRHTIDFRSIKTLVLDEADEMLNMGFLDDIETIVHYTPDDRQTLLFSATMPEDIKKIGVKFMEDPEEIHIASKGLTIDLVDQYLVNTREFEKFDAMTRLFDVQQPELAIVFGRTKRRVDELTKALQLRGYKAAGIHGDLDQSARMRTLRSFKKGELQFLVATDVAARGLDISGVTHVYNYDIPQDPDSYVHRIGRTGRAGRHGVSVTFAVRGEIDYLRAIEKLINKRMAALKPPTAEEAHIARLKNAKAETYAVLDKTTADSVEDEATEIAAKYDSKILAAALLSALSKDEERTRPVDIAQEKPLPRRHGGSSDRGGHGYRGNSSRSNDRRGGGSHSNGRGRGDRRGGFKEEFVIDRGHKPADRRDQHIQARPKGVAKAAPKKREFKIIKKS, encoded by the coding sequence TTGAAATTTGAAGAATTTGGACTTAGTCCAGAGCTTTTGTCTACGGTCAAAAAACACGGCTACGATGAAGCGACCCCGATTCAGGAAAAAACGATTCCACTGATTTTGCAAGGAGTCGATGTCATCGGACAGGCACAAACCGGAACTGGCAAAACAGCTGCCTTTGGTTTACCCATATTAGAAGAAGTTGATCCAAAAGACCCGAAGATCCAGGCCTTAATTATCAGTCCGACCCGTGAGCTCGCGATGCAGACTGAAGAAGAATTGAGCAAGCTTGGTTCTGATAAACACGTGAAAACACAAGTTGTTTTTGGTGGCTATGATATCCGCCGTCAGATCCAAGCTTTAAAACAACATCCGCAAGTATTGGTCGGCACACCTGGTCGTTTGATTGATCATTTGAACCGCCACACGATTGATTTTCGTTCTATCAAAACTTTGGTTCTTGATGAAGCTGATGAAATGCTTAACATGGGCTTTTTGGATGATATCGAAACAATCGTTCACTATACGCCGGATGATCGTCAGACTTTGCTTTTTTCGGCTACAATGCCGGAAGACATTAAAAAAATTGGTGTCAAATTCATGGAAGATCCCGAAGAAATTCACATTGCTTCTAAGGGTTTGACAATCGACTTGGTTGATCAATATTTGGTCAACACAAGAGAATTTGAAAAGTTTGATGCGATGACTCGCTTATTTGATGTTCAACAGCCAGAGTTGGCGATCGTCTTTGGTCGTACGAAACGCCGTGTCGATGAACTGACCAAAGCTTTGCAGCTGCGTGGTTATAAAGCTGCTGGAATTCATGGTGATTTAGATCAATCTGCTAGAATGCGGACGCTGCGTTCCTTTAAAAAAGGTGAATTGCAGTTCTTGGTTGCAACCGATGTAGCTGCCCGAGGCTTGGATATTTCTGGCGTGACCCATGTTTATAACTACGATATTCCGCAGGATCCGGATTCTTATGTTCATCGTATCGGTCGTACCGGTCGTGCTGGCCGTCATGGTGTCTCAGTGACATTTGCGGTCCGGGGTGAGATTGATTATCTGCGTGCCATCGAGAAATTGATCAACAAGCGTATGGCTGCTTTGAAGCCGCCTACAGCTGAAGAGGCGCACATCGCCCGCTTAAAGAACGCGAAGGCTGAGACTTATGCTGTTTTGGATAAGACGACAGCCGATTCAGTTGAAGATGAAGCAACTGAGATCGCTGCAAAATATGACAGCAAGATTTTAGCTGCTGCCTTGTTGAGTGCTTTGTCAAAGGATGAAGAAAGAACTCGTCCAGTTGATATTGCACAAGAAAAGCCTCTGCCGCGTCGTCATGGTGGTTCTTCTGATCGTGGTGGTCATGGTTATCGCGGCAACAGCAGTCGTTCTAATGATCGTCGTGGTGGCGGTAGCCATAGTAATGGTCGCGGTCGTGGTGATCGTCGCGGTGGTTTTAAAGAGGAATTTGTGATCGATCGTGGTCACAAACCTGCCGACCGTCGGGATCAGCACATTCAGGCTCGTCCGAAAGGAGTTGCTAAAGCAGCCCCGAAGAAGCGCGAATTTAAAATTATTAAAAAATCATGA
- a CDS encoding ABC transporter ATP-binding protein, whose translation MIIGKNLLDAKRVGVDFRINGEWLTALYNVDLSVKPGEVLALVGESGSGKSTFAMAVMALHNPNQSRVTGSIMLDGHQIVGATEAEMEELRGVKVGMIFQDPLSALNPLMKISDQIQESMSVHTIVPKEQWHDHTLELLKEVGIAKPELVANQFPHELSGGMRQRVMIAIAIANEPDLLIADEPTTALDVTIQSQILDLIKDIQAKKNIGVLLITHDLGVVAEMADSVAVMYAGQIVERGTAKQIFENPLHPYTRSLLRANPSLDTIDDKLYVIPGTVPALSEMDHARDLFLERVPWMQTEAKTEVPDAPMEPESGHFVRGKAWETFKFQDGYVEKTRQKNGEAKLND comes from the coding sequence ATGATAATTGGGAAAAATTTGCTGGACGCTAAGCGTGTTGGCGTCGATTTTCGTATCAACGGCGAATGGCTGACTGCACTTTATAACGTCGATCTTTCCGTAAAACCTGGAGAAGTACTTGCATTGGTTGGCGAATCTGGTTCTGGAAAATCCACCTTTGCGATGGCTGTGATGGCCTTACATAACCCTAATCAATCGCGTGTGACTGGATCAATCATGCTTGATGGCCACCAAATTGTTGGTGCTACTGAAGCAGAAATGGAGGAATTGCGTGGCGTTAAAGTTGGCATGATCTTTCAAGATCCGCTCTCAGCTTTAAATCCTTTGATGAAGATCAGCGATCAAATCCAAGAATCAATGTCAGTTCACACGATCGTTCCAAAAGAACAGTGGCATGATCATACGCTAGAATTACTCAAAGAAGTGGGTATTGCGAAACCAGAATTGGTTGCTAACCAGTTTCCTCATGAACTATCCGGCGGCATGCGTCAGCGTGTCATGATCGCTATTGCCATCGCCAACGAGCCTGATCTTTTAATTGCTGATGAACCAACAACAGCGTTGGATGTCACAATTCAATCTCAAATTTTGGATTTGATTAAAGACATTCAAGCTAAAAAGAATATTGGTGTTCTCTTGATCACCCATGATCTTGGCGTTGTAGCTGAAATGGCTGATTCTGTGGCCGTTATGTATGCTGGACAAATTGTTGAACGCGGTACCGCTAAACAAATTTTTGAAAATCCACTACATCCTTATACACGTTCTTTGCTAAGAGCTAATCCTTCGCTCGATACAATTGATGACAAACTATATGTGATTCCAGGAACGGTTCCAGCTTTATCAGAAATGGATCACGCGCGTGATTTATTTTTGGAACGTGTGCCTTGGATGCAGACCGAAGCAAAGACGGAAGTTCCCGATGCACCGATGGAACCAGAAAGTGGTCATTTTGTTCGCGGCAAAGCTTGGGAAACGTTTAAATTCCAAGATGGCTATGTTGAGAAGACTCGTCAAAAAAATGGAGAGGCTAAATTAAATGACTGA
- a CDS encoding AEC family transporter has product MDIVKAIQVTFENANVTKAIVSTISIILLGFYLRKRGTFGADFGKVLTKVVLAVALPALAFNSFMQGINYETFKQSMNVLIWGILIYIVLIFSTKFMYLKYKGDRQDVLRVLTDFGSTTFFGIPIVAGIYGPTSTAVIYASVFNIGYRVFLYSYGYIKMSGLKMEIKNLKQMLLNPIVIATFAGLILWLIQNQAWIPHMNGLDATGAKVNVAFYRIDATAPWISQPLTYLAGLASPLAWLGIGSTLGSISLGKAVTDRDSWYYSFNKVILVPIINVVLLALLAVTNILPVNSEALETIIIMMATPTAAVASTYAIGFDREAVLASNASLLSTVVATVLMPFWIVISQVLSSTGLFK; this is encoded by the coding sequence ATGGATATTGTGAAAGCGATCCAAGTGACCTTTGAGAATGCTAACGTGACTAAAGCGATCGTTTCGACGATTTCGATCATTCTCTTGGGCTTTTATCTGCGCAAACGAGGAACTTTTGGTGCTGATTTCGGTAAAGTGTTGACCAAGGTTGTTCTAGCTGTGGCTTTGCCGGCCTTAGCTTTTAACTCCTTTATGCAGGGTATTAATTATGAAACTTTTAAACAAAGCATGAATGTTTTGATTTGGGGCATTTTAATTTATATTGTTTTGATTTTTTCAACTAAATTTATGTATCTGAAATATAAGGGTGATAGGCAAGATGTGTTGCGCGTTCTGACTGATTTTGGGTCGACCACTTTCTTCGGTATCCCTATCGTTGCCGGTATTTATGGACCGACTTCGACCGCTGTTATTTATGCATCGGTCTTTAACATTGGTTATCGTGTATTTTTGTATTCCTACGGATATATTAAGATGTCCGGTTTGAAAATGGAAATCAAAAATCTGAAACAAATGTTATTAAATCCAATTGTAATCGCAACTTTTGCCGGTCTGATTCTTTGGCTGATTCAAAATCAAGCTTGGATTCCACATATGAATGGTTTGGATGCAACTGGTGCCAAGGTTAATGTGGCTTTTTATAGAATTGATGCAACTGCGCCTTGGATCAGCCAGCCGTTAACCTACTTAGCCGGTCTTGCTTCACCTCTAGCTTGGTTGGGGATTGGATCAACTTTAGGTTCAATTTCATTAGGCAAGGCAGTTACAGACAGAGATTCTTGGTACTATTCTTTTAACAAGGTTATCCTTGTGCCTATAATTAACGTTGTTTTACTGGCTCTTTTGGCTGTGACCAATATCCTGCCGGTTAATTCAGAAGCATTGGAAACCATTATTATCATGATGGCAACACCAACCGCGGCTGTGGCCTCAACTTATGCGATTGGTTTTGATCGTGAAGCTGTTTTGGCTTCAAATGCGTCTTTGCTATCAACGGTCGTGGCAACTGTTTTAATGCCGTTTTGGATTGTTATTTCACAAGTCTTAAGCTCAACTGGGCTTTTTAAATAA